The sequence GACTACCTGGAGGAGATGCTGCACCACATCGTGCTGAACCACGGCCGTCGGCTGCGCGGCGCCATCTTCGAACCGCTGATGGAGGGGATGCTCGAACCCGGCGAGGACGTCATCGACCACGCACTGGTGCAGGAGCTCCGCCACGGCTTCGAGGGCGCCCTGCGCGCACGCCTCTCCACCGGACGTCCACGTCCGGTTGCCGCCTGAACCAGGAACGGAAGGAGACAAGGGAATGCAGTACACCAATGATGGAAAGTTCCGCGTCGAGGTCACGCTCGACGTGGGCGACCTGGCCGTGGCCTACGAGATGAACGGTCTCGGCGACCTGACCGAGGCCGAGGTCGTCGAGGCGGCGGCGGTGGTCAAGATACTGGAACGCATCGGTCGGCGGATGAACCCGTGCGAGGTGTTCGAGCAGATCGTCGGCAACCCGAACGTCGAGGGTCCCCGAGCTGGACATCCTACGCGTAGCGGCCTGATCCCTGACCGCTGATGCTCTGGAGACAAAAAGGGGCGGGCACTAGAACGCCCGCCCCTTGCATGGTATCGGCTCAGCGCACGACCCCTCGCAGTGGTACAGTGGCGGCTCGGGCCGCCCTGGCGGGATCATGATCCCGCTCAATCATAACGGGGCCGCCGCGGGCCTCACCGCCCACGACCATCTTCCTGTCAAGGTGATCGTCCACCGCCCGCCGGAGGCGGGACAGCTCCTCTGGGTCGAGGATCGCCGCCAAGGCTAGGGCGGTGGGGCCGTCACAGACGACCTCGGCGGCCACGGCAGACCAGTTGCCGTTGCGAAACTGCTCCGCAAGCTGCTGCGCCCGGTTCACGCCGCGACCCTCCTCTTGACCGCGACGGCACCCTCACGGGGCGCTGGCAGCCAGCGGACCATCGTCTGCCTGCGGTCGATGACGCCGACCGCCGTCCCGACGAAGAACGCGGGACTGCAGTCGCGCCCGAGGTCGTCGCGGACGGGACAACCGATGCGATGGACGGTGACCCGAACCGGATGGCCGACCACCCGCGTGAGTTCCCTTGCATGGTCGAGGGCCTGAGACTGCGCCTCGGCCAGTTCGTCGACCGTGTGGAAGATGGCGTCATGGATGGTAATGCGGAAATGCATGTTCTTCGTCTCCTCTGAAAATGGGCCGCCTGAGCGGGGGCCGTGGAGACGATGCTGTCGTGGACAGTGGGTGTCGTACGCGGAGAAGCCACTGTGCTTCAACGACAATTCTCTTCTCGCCGAAGCAATGTGTGATTGGAGGGGGCGCTCCCTGCGGGCCTAACCCACGACACAGTGGGGGTCATGGAGCGGGCGAAGATCGCCTGCACGGAGAAGGAGACCGGCCATGGCCAAGAACACCTACGTCGCCACCGCCCCCGACGGCTCGCAGCACACCCGCAAGACCGACAGGACCTACACCCCACGCCGTCCTGCTCGAAGGCAAGGAGGAATGGAGGGCGGTCGGCTTCTGCGGCCGTCCTGACCTCGCACACAAGAAGCAGATCGAGCACCCCGGCTCGATCGTGGTCGAGTGTGGCATCCTCGGTGACCGTGCGGCTGATATGCCCAAGGCCGAGGCCACCGAGAACGCCGAACCGGCCGCCCCGGCTGCTGATGACGCGCCCGAGCGCGAGCAGACTGTGGACGAGAAGATCGCAGCGGCGAAGGTCCACGGCCCTGAGCCGAGGCGGACCATCGGCTCGCTGGTACAAGAGCTGCTGATGGACCCCGACCTCGGCTACCAAGAGATTGTGGATCAGGTCCTCGCCGAGTTCCCAGCCGCCAACACCAGCGTCCGCAGCGTGGCGAGCGTGGCCGCCGTCATGCGCAAGAAGGGGACGGATGTGCCGATGCGGCGGAAGCCCCGCAAGGGCTGACCCGCAACGCCATTTAGGCCCCTGAGGGCGTCGTCGGGCCCCCGGCAGCGCCCTTCCGCTATTTTGGCGTTCCGTTCTGACCCTCTACCCGATATGGTGTCCGAAGATACCCGCGACGAGAACGCAGGGAGAACGACCACGGACGGAGAGACATGAGGACGAGCATTGAGTCATTTTGCGGGGCGGGAGGCATGGCCCTTGGACTGAGGGACGCCGGCTTCGACGTTAGGCTGGCCTTCGACGTCGAGGAGGCCCACGTCAAGACCTACAATCACAACCTCGGAGACCACGCCCGAGCGATAGACGCTAGCCAGACGACGGGCGCGGAGCTGCTGGAACTGGCGGGCCTTGAGCCCGGAGAGCTGGACCTGTTTTCCGGTGGTCCACCCTGCCAGGGTTTCTCCAAGCAGCGTCGTGGCGCCGCAGCGCTGGACGACCCCCGGAACCGCCTCGTTCTCGACTTTGCCCGCCTCACGAACGAGATGATGCCTCGGGCCTTCCTGTTCGAGAACGTCGCGATCTTCGGACAGAAGCGCGGCGCGAAGCTGATTGAGGAGATGGAGGACATTCTGGTGGACTACCACGTCCACTGCTTCCAGGTCTGTGCCTCGGACTTCGGGCTGCCGCAGACACGCAGCCGTTTCATGATGATCGGGTTAAGGCGGGACGCGACACCACTGAGCCCAGTCCTAGAACACGCCGAGCGGAGGGTGACGGTTCGGGACACCATCGGAGACCTGCCGCCGCCCCCGGACGATTACAGCGAGCACCCTGACATCCCGAACCACCAAAAGTGCAAGATCACGAAGCTGAACGAGGAGCGGTTCTCCCACGTACCTCAGGGCGGCGGGTGGCAGGACATACCCTGGGACCTCCGGTTGCCCTGCCACCAGGTGACCGACGTGAGGAAGGGCGGCTGGCCCGACGTCTACGGGCGTCTCATGTGGGAGGGCCAGTGCCCGACCATCACGGTCGGCTTCGACAGCTTCACCCGCGGTCGCTACGGGCACCCCGAGCAGAACCGCGCCATCACTCCGCGGGAGGCGGCCCGGATGCAGGGCTTTCCCGACGACTTCCGCTTCCTCGGAAACAGGATGGACGTTCGGACGCAGGTCGGCAACGCCGTGCCGCCGCCTCTCGCCCGTGCCGCCGGCCTCGCGATCATCCGCGCGCTGGACCGCGTCAACGAGAGGGTCACCGGGACCAGAGCCGTCCGTGAGCTAGGGCGTCAGTCTCAGCTCGCGCTCTGAGCGTCGAGGTGGGCCTCCACGTCGTCGAACAGGCGGTGCAGGGGCTTCACGTCTATGACGGCGCCGAGATCAGGCCGGGCGTATCGCACCGGAATGTCGCAGTAGTAGAGGCCGTTCAGGCTGGCCAGGTGCTTCTGGAACAGGGCGACCGTGCCGGGGACGCAAATCTGCTTGACCGTGCCCGAGCTGTCGTCCCGCTGGACCTCGCTCATGCACGCCAGGAAGCTGGCGAACCTGCCCGGATAGGCGGAGTCGAGGATGCGCTGGTGCGCGAACGGCTGGACGATGCGCTCGCGGGTCGTGATCTTGAGGGGTATGACCGCGCCCCGATCGGTCTCGGGGTCGGCGAGCACGAGGTCCGTGGACACCGAGTCTCCCTGCAGGGCTGCGACGGTCTCCTCGTCCGCGTCCGGGTCCATCTCGACCATCTCGTCGACCACGTCGTCGACCGGGATGGCCTTGATGGGTATGTGCTTCGTCATGGCGAGCCTCGGGAAGCGGACGCGGGCCGCCGAGCCGATCAGCACCTCGAAGAAGGTCCCCGGGGTCTTGCGGCTCTTGGGCTTCCAGACGTCGTAGCAGAGGCAGAAGGCCGTGACCGTCGTGTAGACGACGCGGTCGAA comes from Roseibacterium elongatum DSM 19469 and encodes:
- a CDS encoding DNA cytosine methyltransferase — translated: MRTSIESFCGAGGMALGLRDAGFDVRLAFDVEEAHVKTYNHNLGDHARAIDASQTTGAELLELAGLEPGELDLFSGGPPCQGFSKQRRGAAALDDPRNRLVLDFARLTNEMMPRAFLFENVAIFGQKRGAKLIEEMEDILVDYHVHCFQVCASDFGLPQTRSRFMMIGLRRDATPLSPVLEHAERRVTVRDTIGDLPPPPDDYSEHPDIPNHQKCKITKLNEERFSHVPQGGGWQDIPWDLRLPCHQVTDVRKGGWPDVYGRLMWEGQCPTITVGFDSFTRGRYGHPEQNRAITPREAARMQGFPDDFRFLGNRMDVRTQVGNAVPPPLARAAGLAIIRALDRVNERVTGTRAVRELGRQSQLAL